The Desulfomicrobium escambiense DSM 10707 genome has a window encoding:
- a CDS encoding acyltransferase family protein, with the protein MGTLRFLLAIAVVLQHVGQIGPFQFVDAGVAVFSFFIISGFYMSLVLNTKYVGPGSVPTFYINRYVRLWPTYAISLVFMFIAMWKINSLPGLVSTLKLFPGEWTFAVLFSNLSLVGLDLFTHISLGPEGVAFAEAGRSQVHNGNTFIFNMPAWTIWIEMMFYLVAPFVVRSFRATLLFMMVGVGFALSLRVLPQELIGQYRYDLYYPYFLPFFGIGALVFWFSRTELPASAVAYFFMLLGTLAFLAAPLHYGSSFYLVLALAIPKLFELTKNIRLDKFVGDLSYPVYILHWPVHSLVAPYDFLPSKPVQTLLATLGLGIIVVVLVERPIARIRERWTVRKIQRIM; encoded by the coding sequence GTGGGAACATTGCGTTTTTTATTGGCGATAGCCGTCGTGTTGCAGCATGTTGGGCAAATCGGCCCTTTCCAGTTTGTCGACGCGGGGGTGGCTGTTTTTTCGTTCTTTATAATTTCAGGATTTTACATGTCGCTGGTCCTAAATACGAAGTACGTCGGCCCAGGGTCGGTCCCTACATTTTATATCAACCGCTACGTGAGGCTCTGGCCGACTTACGCCATTTCGCTGGTTTTTATGTTTATCGCCATGTGGAAAATTAATTCCTTGCCTGGCTTGGTTTCGACGCTCAAGTTATTTCCAGGCGAGTGGACCTTCGCCGTGCTTTTTTCAAATCTGAGTCTCGTTGGGCTTGACCTCTTTACCCACATCAGCCTCGGTCCAGAAGGCGTCGCTTTTGCCGAGGCGGGTCGTAGTCAAGTCCATAATGGTAATACATTCATATTTAACATGCCTGCTTGGACTATCTGGATCGAAATGATGTTCTATCTGGTGGCACCCTTTGTGGTCCGCAGCTTCCGGGCTACGTTGTTGTTCATGATGGTGGGCGTAGGGTTTGCATTGTCCTTGCGTGTTCTGCCTCAAGAATTGATCGGACAATATCGCTACGATCTCTACTACCCTTATTTCCTGCCATTCTTCGGTATTGGCGCGCTGGTGTTTTGGTTTTCCCGTACGGAGTTGCCGGCCTCGGCTGTTGCCTATTTTTTCATGCTGTTGGGCACGTTGGCATTTCTGGCTGCTCCTCTTCATTACGGGAGTTCGTTCTACCTCGTTCTTGCACTGGCAATTCCGAAACTTTTCGAACTTACGAAGAACATCCGGTTGGACAAATTCGTGGGTGACCTGTCCTACCCCGTCTATATTCTTCACTGGCCCGTTCACTCTCTCGTGGCTCCTTACGATTTTCTGCCGTCCAAACCTGTCCAGACGCTGCTGGCCACGCTTGGTCTCGGAATTATTGTTGTCGTGCTGGTGGAGCGCCCCATTGCACGAATTCGGGAGCGCTGGACGGTGCGAAAAATTCAAAGAATAATGTGA
- a CDS encoding glycosyltransferase, translating into MKIGVYNRYWNTFGGGEKHIGAVVEVLSRDHEVELISVGPVDWEQVESRLRLDLSRCTKKEWPGDSCAQLSLFSSDYELFINSTYGSSMMPRSRLSAYMCFFPHRVDRLTTMRMRTSTWLRGLLSRNLFICQSYHAPEEGTIVPVCGVFPVEGDGRSWLSVKSVLAISGCHSKGLRIPLWPGSYNGIRSIRVDGQEVRWHVTQGVLHVDVHDADFKKRLIFIDSEPIAARDIPESIETRRLGACVDTRRLNWVEDFWLQGWNPGWRESLRRYDLVISNSSFTSNWIKKRWQLPSVELPPPIDTATFSFPCVEKEKIILSVGRFFFGGHNKKHTEMALAFIRMRREGVIPDGWRLVMVGSRHRDHPKHIAYFRNLEEICRDHEEIEIRPDLPYSELLDYYRCASIYWHAAGWGERVALHPERFEHFGITTCEAMASGCVPVVYDAGGQREIVFSEEVGFHYSSYETLVPRMEALTRADPESLRRIAAKARESIGRFSLENFPDRVRDVFRGICY; encoded by the coding sequence ATGAAAATCGGTGTGTATAATAGATATTGGAACACTTTTGGAGGTGGGGAAAAGCATATTGGTGCTGTCGTCGAAGTTCTGTCTCGCGATCATGAAGTTGAGCTCATCTCTGTGGGGCCGGTGGACTGGGAACAAGTTGAATCTCGCCTCAGGCTCGACCTCTCCCGCTGCACGAAGAAAGAGTGGCCCGGCGATTCTTGTGCGCAGCTCTCCCTTTTTTCATCCGACTATGAGCTTTTCATCAACAGCACCTATGGTTCGTCGATGATGCCCCGTTCGAGGCTTTCGGCTTACATGTGTTTCTTTCCGCATCGCGTTGACAGATTAACGACTATGCGCATGCGCACCTCTACGTGGCTTCGGGGGTTACTTTCTAGGAATCTGTTCATCTGTCAGAGTTATCATGCCCCGGAAGAGGGAACGATAGTGCCTGTGTGTGGCGTCTTTCCGGTGGAAGGCGATGGTAGGTCGTGGCTCAGCGTGAAATCCGTACTTGCCATATCAGGTTGCCACTCCAAGGGGCTACGAATTCCCTTATGGCCTGGCAGCTACAACGGCATTCGGAGCATTCGAGTAGATGGTCAGGAGGTGCGCTGGCACGTAACGCAGGGTGTGCTTCATGTTGATGTCCATGATGCAGACTTCAAAAAAAGGCTGATATTCATCGACAGTGAACCCATCGCCGCCCGTGATATTCCAGAATCTATAGAAACTAGGCGGCTGGGAGCCTGTGTGGATACCCGGCGCCTAAATTGGGTTGAGGACTTCTGGCTGCAAGGATGGAACCCTGGCTGGCGCGAGTCTCTCCGCCGTTACGATCTGGTCATTTCAAACTCTAGTTTTACTTCCAACTGGATCAAAAAGCGGTGGCAATTGCCGTCAGTGGAGTTGCCGCCGCCTATCGACACCGCAACTTTTTCATTCCCCTGTGTGGAGAAGGAGAAAATCATTCTGTCTGTTGGCCGCTTCTTTTTCGGTGGCCACAATAAGAAGCACACGGAAATGGCCCTGGCCTTTATCCGGATGCGCCGCGAGGGCGTGATTCCCGACGGTTGGCGTCTTGTGATGGTCGGCTCGCGGCACCGTGATCATCCGAAGCACATTGCTTATTTTAGGAATCTTGAAGAAATATGCCGGGACCATGAAGAAATAGAAATCCGACCCGACCTACCGTATTCGGAATTGTTGGATTACTATCGCTGTGCGTCCATTTATTGGCACGCTGCAGGGTGGGGCGAACGAGTGGCTCTGCATCCGGAGCGCTTCGAGCATTTCGGTATCACCACCTGCGAGGCGATGGCGAGCGGTTGTGTCCCAGTAGTTTACGACGCGGGGGGCCAGCGGGAAATCGTTTTCAGTGAGGAGGTGGGTTTTCACTACTCAAGTTATGAAACTTTGGTGCCGCGCATGGAAGCCTTGACCCGGGCCGATCCCGAATCGTTGCGCCGGATCGCGGCCAAGGCTAGGGAGTCGATCGGGCGCTTTTCTCTTGAGAATTTTCCCGATAGAGTTCGAGATGTGTTTCGTGGTATATGCTATTGA
- a CDS encoding glycosyltransferase gives MDKIFDRLLISCPNGGGFFLLHGGKLRKIDSLHCTGLDVVGASVLRGLQPRAVALSGDNTWEVASEQVLFDDIHDVLLAGESCYIVGTMGNEVIRLDSQGREIQRWTFSESDDSWHINCLAQWHGTVVYSAFGEFASTRGYKMATEGAGFVRELTGGRTLIEGLSQPHSLVPDGERLLLANSEQKEIREYDSEMRLLRRVVLSGYTRGICVGQDLLYVGLSCSRNIEDSGLNSATVVALDRSTWEERGRIELPVREIYGIKQVADTDTLVHALGGLTECTVSRLTATIDTQVACNSKWMNCLRSVVPKVSVITVNFNGLAFLPGLIDSLLVQSLPPAEIIVVDNASTDGSADFLRQAYPFVKVVRSERNLGFAGGNNLGVQAASSSLLALINNDTVVDPDWLELLVGTWVSRTADGDSVGAVSPKIRFFNRFLSFRLRCQVFTPEGGDTRALGAAIEFSSTHICGVGYIKPLAVSGFYDEEKWSSGRVVRWTCGDAELMLPVNEDAVDTPLRLYIVASVTGRREEVELEVECEGVPLGSCRLTEHFARFEIDIPTDLRSAAAWVINNAGSQLDEYGTAADIGINQPDRGQFDGVRDCEAFCGCSVLMPRHVFLKLGGFDPRFFMYYEDTDLSWRMRKNGLKIAFQPFSVVRHIHAGSSGEWSPSFRYHVTRNYRLNGLKNAEGSTLFVLLARLVYAFLRRAMQGKCRNLRHTPTGPLEDMEPSRIEFVALLDVISMTPGILLRRFNSLFGNR, from the coding sequence ATGGATAAAATTTTCGACAGGTTACTCATATCTTGCCCCAACGGTGGTGGGTTTTTCTTACTTCACGGAGGGAAACTGAGGAAGATTGATTCCCTCCATTGCACTGGGCTTGATGTGGTAGGGGCTTCAGTGCTCCGTGGGTTGCAACCCAGAGCCGTAGCTCTGAGCGGTGATAATACTTGGGAGGTGGCGAGCGAACAGGTCCTTTTCGACGATATTCACGATGTGCTTTTAGCCGGGGAATCCTGCTACATCGTTGGTACGATGGGCAATGAGGTGATTCGTCTTGATTCTCAGGGTCGCGAAATTCAGCGTTGGACTTTTTCTGAGTCAGATGATTCTTGGCACATTAACTGTCTAGCCCAGTGGCATGGTACCGTTGTCTATTCTGCTTTCGGAGAATTTGCCTCCACGCGGGGCTACAAAATGGCGACAGAAGGAGCGGGATTTGTTCGCGAGTTGACTGGGGGACGGACGCTCATTGAGGGCCTGTCCCAACCCCACAGCTTGGTGCCGGACGGGGAGCGACTGCTGCTCGCCAATTCTGAACAGAAGGAAATCCGTGAATATGATTCGGAAATGCGCCTTCTGCGCAGAGTTGTGCTGAGCGGCTACACTCGCGGTATATGCGTCGGCCAGGATTTGCTTTATGTGGGCTTGAGTTGCTCTCGGAACATCGAAGATAGCGGTTTGAACTCCGCTACTGTGGTTGCCCTGGATCGTTCCACATGGGAGGAACGCGGACGAATCGAACTGCCGGTCCGCGAGATCTACGGGATCAAGCAGGTTGCCGATACTGACACCCTTGTGCATGCCCTCGGAGGCTTGACCGAATGCACTGTGTCGCGCCTGACAGCTACTATTGACACTCAAGTTGCTTGCAACTCGAAATGGATGAACTGTCTCCGCAGTGTGGTTCCCAAAGTCAGCGTGATCACTGTCAATTTCAACGGGCTGGCGTTTCTCCCCGGCCTGATTGACAGCCTTCTTGTGCAGAGCCTTCCCCCGGCTGAGATCATTGTCGTCGACAACGCGTCCACGGATGGTTCCGCAGATTTTCTGCGCCAAGCGTATCCTTTTGTGAAGGTGGTCCGTAGCGAAAGAAACCTCGGCTTTGCGGGTGGCAACAACCTTGGCGTCCAAGCAGCCTCATCGTCCCTACTGGCGTTGATCAATAACGATACTGTTGTCGACCCTGATTGGCTTGAACTTCTAGTGGGTACATGGGTAAGCCGAACGGCAGACGGCGATTCGGTAGGTGCTGTTTCGCCCAAGATTCGTTTCTTTAACCGTTTTCTGTCTTTTCGTTTACGCTGCCAGGTGTTCACACCAGAGGGGGGCGATACTCGAGCCCTCGGGGCTGCAATCGAGTTTTCCAGTACGCACATTTGCGGCGTCGGTTACATAAAGCCCCTGGCAGTTAGTGGTTTTTATGATGAAGAGAAATGGTCCAGTGGGCGTGTTGTGCGCTGGACATGTGGTGATGCCGAACTAATGCTTCCGGTGAATGAGGACGCTGTAGACACACCCTTGCGCTTGTACATTGTGGCAAGCGTGACGGGACGGCGCGAGGAGGTGGAATTGGAGGTGGAGTGCGAGGGTGTGCCTCTAGGATCTTGCCGCCTTACAGAACATTTTGCCAGATTTGAAATTGATATTCCGACGGATCTCCGGAGTGCTGCAGCATGGGTCATCAACAATGCCGGCAGTCAACTCGACGAATACGGAACTGCTGCCGATATAGGCATTAACCAGCCTGACAGGGGGCAATTCGATGGGGTTAGGGACTGCGAAGCATTTTGCGGCTGCAGTGTTCTGATGCCGCGCCATGTCTTTCTGAAGCTAGGTGGTTTTGATCCGCGATTTTTCATGTATTATGAAGATACCGACCTGTCCTGGCGAATGCGTAAGAACGGGTTGAAGATTGCGTTCCAGCCATTTTCGGTGGTGCGTCACATACATGCGGGTAGCAGCGGCGAGTGGTCTCCAAGTTTCCGCTACCATGTAACTAGGAACTACCGTTTGAACGGTCTGAAAAACGCCGAAGGGTCGACATTATTCGTTCTGCTGGCCCGGCTTGTATATGCATTCCTGAGGCGTGCTATGCAGGGCAAGTGTCGCAACTTGCGTCACACTCCGACTGGGCCACTAGAAGACATGGAACCTTCACGAATTGAATTCGTTGCGCTGCTAGACGTGATCAGTATGACTCCGGGCATCCTGCTGCGACGTTTCAATTCGCTTTTTGGAAATAGGTAA